GCGGGTACTCCGAGTACCACGAACACTTCGGCCGGGACTTCGGACGATTCGTCGGATAATTTCATGGCGGAAGGGCCGCTTTCAACGGCGACCCCTGAGGATACAGGCACTTCAAGCTCTTCGACGACGACTTCGACAACCACGGCATCGGCCTCCCCGTCTTCGCAGGCCGCGCAAAACAACGGACCCCTGTCGCCCGCTACTCCGGAAGAGCCTGCGGTCACGGCCCAGGCCGACGAAGCTTCGACTTCGAACGTCACCGTGCTGCCGGGACGCCCCAATCTGGCCTCCTTTGCCAATGCCGGTACGGTCACGATCGCGCAAACTTCCGGCTCGGAATTCCAGACGCAGTTCAGCTTCGAAAACCAGGACAGCTTCGGCGGCTCGATTATTACCTATGAAGGCACGACCGCGGGGTCCGGGGATTTGAGCGCAATCCAGAATTTTGATTTCGATGTCAAACTGGAAGGCGCCAACTGCACGTCGCCGACCTGCCTCAAAGTCGAATTCCTGGACACGGCGGGTAATCTTGCCGCGCTTCCCGTCAACGCCAACATCAACAGCACGTTCAGCCCGCTTCAGATCACGCAGGCCCAGATCAAGGCCGCAAACGCGGACGTGAATCTGGCCTCCATCAAACAGATCAATTTCGTGCTGGAGGCGCGCAACTACGATGCCGCGGCCGGAACGCTGACGGTGCGCGCCGGAGGGCTTTCCTTTACTCCGACGGTCACGGGCGCGGGTGCGGTAACAGCCGAAGCCTTGCCCGGCTCCCCCGTCTTTTCGAGTTTCGAGAACCAGAGCACGGGCACGATCCAGACGATTTCGCCGAGCCAGTTCCGTTACGATTATGATTTGTCGACGGCCGGCAGCTTCAGCGGGCCCATCATCAATTACATGGACACGCCGGCGGGATCCCAGGATTTCTCCACGGCCGAGAGCCTCCAATTTAATATCCGCACCAACAATCAATGCGCGTCCTCGAAATGCCTGAAAATCGAAGTCCAGGACACGGCCGGGCAAACCGCGCTCGTGAACGTCCAGGGACTCAGCCAGGACTTTAAATCCGTCACGCTTCCCAAGAGCCTGCTCCTGGAAGCCAATTCCAGCTTGAACCTCGCCGCCATCCGGCAGATTAATTTCGTGCTGGAAGAAGGCAACACCATGCCCAAAGTGGGATTTCTCGAAGTTCAGACGGGTCCGACGGGCGCTGCGCCGAATCCCAACCCGAATCCTAATCCAAATCCAAATCCTAACCCGAATCCGGAGCCCAATCCGAATCCCGAGCCGAACCCGAATCCGCAGCCCACGTCAGGCCTTTTGACGGGCATCGCGGAGGGACAGACGGTCAGCGGTGTGATCACGGTCCAGCCCGCGCCTTCGGTCGTAGAAGCCGGCATCAAGAAAGCCGCTTACTATCTTAATGGCACCAAAGCCGGAAAGGCCTACGACGCTCCCTTTGCGCTCGGCGGCAGCGGCGGCCTGGACACGTCTAAGCTCGCCGACGGCACTTACACCCTGAGCGGCTATGTGACGAACGCGCAGGGAGAGGACGAGCCGTTTTCGGTGACCTTCACGGTGAACAACGGCAATACAAATGCGGCGGCGGGAGAAGCTCAGGAAGCCGACGGCGCTGATATCACAGGCCTCGCGGACGGCCAAAGCGTTTCCGGCTCCGTCACCGTGAAACCGGATTTGACCAAGCAGCCTGCGATCCACAAGGTGTTTTATTATCTGGATGGCACCCTGCTG
This Verrucomicrobiia bacterium DNA region includes the following protein-coding sequences:
- a CDS encoding Ig-like domain-containing protein; its protein translation is MKNAALKKFFIFLSLVSFLSSPYGFAQVVPPAQEPGAQQETTTPTVTAQEAGTPSTTNTSAGTSDDSSDNFMAEGPLSTATPEDTGTSSSSTTTSTTTASASPSSQAAQNNGPLSPATPEEPAVTAQADEASTSNVTVLPGRPNLASFANAGTVTIAQTSGSEFQTQFSFENQDSFGGSIITYEGTTAGSGDLSAIQNFDFDVKLEGANCTSPTCLKVEFLDTAGNLAALPVNANINSTFSPLQITQAQIKAANADVNLASIKQINFVLEARNYDAAAGTLTVRAGGLSFTPTVTGAGAVTAEALPGSPVFSSFENQSTGTIQTISPSQFRYDYDLSTAGSFSGPIINYMDTPAGSQDFSTAESLQFNIRTNNQCASSKCLKIEVQDTAGQTALVNVQGLSQDFKSVTLPKSLLLEANSSLNLAAIRQINFVLEEGNTMPKVGFLEVQTGPTGAAPNPNPNPNPNPNPNPNPEPNPNPEPNPNPQPTSGLLTGIAEGQTVSGVITVQPAPSVVEAGIKKAAYYLNGTKAGKAYDAPFALGGSGGLDTSKLADGTYTLSGYVTNAQGEDEPFSVTFTVNNGNTNAAAGEAQEADGADITGLADGQSVSGSVTVKPDLTKQPAIHKVFYYLDGTLLEKKYESPFETTINTTDLTDGPHTLTGLYTISDGDDNLFSSLDRTFSIDFTVDNGAPVSAAEVSGDTSAHAGLTVPGHLADQENNGTGTEGTSLTGTEAGNDTNLETSGSSTGTSTETGAAADGTTGTSADTGTGTSTGTSTDTTGAGTIAAGNPSATPTAPAGTTTTPTTV